The genomic interval CGTCGAAGCGCAGCCGGGGCGCGAACTTCATGGCGACAGGCTCGCAGTAGAACACCGGGTAGTCGGCATTGAAGGTCCCCAGGACCTGCGTCTTCGAAAAGCCGCTCGGGCACGACGGGGCGCCCGTCGCCGGGTTCGCCACCTGCTGCGCGTCCACGTAACCCCACGCACCCGCGAAGGGATACGGAGGCGTCGTCCCCGCCACGTGGGGCTTGTAGCAGACATGCATGTCATAATCGGTGCCATACACCCCCAGCACCCGCTGGTCCGTGTAGCCCGGCGCGCAGCCGCCTGTCTGGGTGATGGGATTGGCCACCAGCTTGCCGTCGGCATAACCCCACATGCCGCCGAAGTCATAGAGCGGCTCGCGGCCGAACCGGTACGGACGGGAGCAGACGAACACCGCCCAGTCCACGTTGGACGTCCCCAGGATCTTCGTCGTCGTGTATCCGGCCGGGCACGACGCGCCCCCCGTCGAGGGGTTGGGCACGAGCACGCCCCCGTTGATGTATCCAAACGCACCGCCGAAGTCCCAGCGCGGCGCGGGGGAGATGCAATAGAACATGGCGTAGTCGACCCCCACCGTGCCCAGGACCTTGGCGGTCGTGAAACCCGCCGGGCATGAGCCGGAGCCCGTCGCGGGATTCGGGACCTCGCGTGTGTCGACGTATCCCCACGCGCCTCCAAAGTAATACGCCGGAGCAGTCCCCGCGGCGTGCGGCGTGTAGCAGGTGTGCAGCTCGCGGTCCGTCCCCGGCTGACCGAGGATTCGCTGGTCCGTGTAGCCCTTCGGGCACGCGCCCTGCCGGGTGATGGGATTCACAGCCAGCTTGGCGTCGACGTAACCCCACATGCCGCCAAAGTCATAGAGCGGCTCGACACCGGACTGGGTCGGCCGCGAGCAGATGAAAGCGGCCCAATCCACCCCCGTGGTTCCCAGCACCTTCGTCGCGGAGTATCCGGACGGACACGACGCGCCGCCCGTCGCTGGGTTCGGCGCGAGGGTGCCCCCGTCGATGTATCCGAAGGCACCGCCGTAGTCCCTCCCGAGGAGGGGGTCGACGTGCTGCTCGGCGACCGCGAGCGGTTCGGCTTCTTCCAACGTCGTGCTGGAGCACCCCGCGACGAGTCCCGCCGCGAGCAGACAACGACAAACACCGAGGAGGCGTAACAGTTTCATGGTTTCCATCCGAGGGGGAGAATGGGCTGACAGCGGCCTGACGAACCGGAGTGGCCTCCAGGGTTCACTGCAGGCAGCGTGCCGCACGCACGCATCGCATGGGATGGCTTGGATTGTCTCGGTGGGGCCTCGCGCTTCATCGCGCGAGGAGCCAAAGGACGCGTTCAGGGCGAACGTGCACGCGTTCCGAGCGAACGCGGACTCACCGCGCGCCCGACCCGCGGGAACCGATTCGTGGCCAACGCGCGCATCCGCTCGGCAATCGGCGGAGGCAGGTCTACCGCGCGGCGTGGACGGATTGCTTGTGCGCCCGGATGGGCATGTGGCCTGGGCCAGGGCGTCATTCCCGCCACGAGAGGCGTGACGACTCCGCCTGTCAGCGCCCTGGAGCTCGAGCACCCCACCCTCGCTCATGGCACCGCCGACGAACACTGGATGCGCCTGAAGCGCGCCCTGCTTCGGGGTTCGATGACGCTGCCCCGCCAAGAGCGACATCCCCTCGATGCCCGCATGGGTCCTCGAGGGGACGTTCGCACCGAGGCTCTACAGGAAGACAGCGGGCATCAGCTGCCCTGCTTCCGCGCGGAGCGGCGGAGCACCAGCGACTTGCGCATGCGCTGCTTTCCCTGGGGCCGCTCGGCGACGCTCTTGAAGCCTTGCTTCTCGAAGAACGGCACGGTCCCCGTGTACGCGGACGAATTGGCGACACGCGTGGCCCCCGCGGGCACCTTCACGGGGTATCCCTCCAGCGTGCTCACGCCACGTTGGCGCAAGGTGTCCATCGCGAACTTCAGCAACGCCGTGGCGACGCCCTGGTTCCGGAAGTCCTTGTGGATGAAGAAGCAAGGCAACGACCAGACCTCGTCCGCGTCGTCACACTTGAGGCTGGGTGCCCGGTCCAGGCGAGGAAAGCTCCGGCGCGGACCGAAGGTGAGCCACCCCACGGGCTCGCCTTCTACGTAGGCCAGGAGCCCCCGCGCCTGGCCCTGCGCCACCAGGGCCTTCATGCGCTGCTTCGCGGAGGCGCCCTTCACGTCCTGGAAGCGCTCGCCTTCCTCCAATCGCCAGAACATGCACCAACAGCCCACACAGGCGCCGTTCTTCCCGAAGAGCTTCTCGAGCGCGGGCCACTGGACAGGGGTCAACTCCTGGATGTCGATGTCGAGGGACATGCCGGGAAAGGTAGTGGCCTTCATCGCGCGAGGCTCGTCCAATCGAGCAGGTCCACGTCACCTGGTTCCTCCGTGCTCACGGGTTCACGCATCCCGCGAGAAGGTGCGTGCTGGCGGCGAGCATCGAGGCGCTGTCCTTCGTGGAGGATAGTCGCGCGGATGCTCATCGGGATTCCCGCCCTCGACGCGACGGATGGGTCGAAGCTGTTGCATGCCTACGGCCGCGCCACGGACACGTGCGTGCGCTGCTCGCCGAGGAC from Myxococcus stipitatus carries:
- a CDS encoding GNAT family N-acetyltransferase; the encoded protein is MKATTFPGMSLDIDIQELTPVQWPALEKLFGKNGACVGCWCMFWRLEEGERFQDVKGASAKQRMKALVAQGQARGLLAYVEGEPVGWLTFGPRRSFPRLDRAPSLKCDDADEVWSLPCFFIHKDFRNQGVATALLKFAMDTLRQRGVSTLEGYPVKVPAGATRVANSSAYTGTVPFFEKQGFKSVAERPQGKQRMRKSLVLRRSARKQGS